One Candidatus Syntrophosphaera sp. DNA segment encodes these proteins:
- a CDS encoding GNAT family N-acetyltransferase, whose protein sequence is MSDRQDLIRIAKGIWGGTDYLPKVMDIWISEPWFLVCEYRGRVIGCLKMTSFPDHVLWFEGLRVQVRYQNHGIATLLNRHSFAIAARLKRDDPALSFEFCTYYQNSESLHLTQKLGFRVVHKFYVLNKRGIKATLEPRILEDIDLGLFHHYPDYIPCAWQTVHNSLASLPFLKERGCLFQSPRATYYLGGLHERYIILLEPPNLNIKADLPYFQHFFGSRKSYQIIIPPEFRASWQILHLAGFRVWADEVEENMLVLRM, encoded by the coding sequence GTGTCTGACAGGCAAGACCTCATCCGAATTGCCAAAGGCATTTGGGGCGGAACGGATTACCTCCCCAAGGTCATGGACATCTGGATCAGTGAGCCCTGGTTTCTGGTCTGCGAATACCGGGGCAGGGTCATCGGCTGCCTCAAAATGACCAGCTTCCCCGACCACGTCCTCTGGTTCGAAGGCCTGCGCGTTCAGGTCAGATACCAGAACCACGGCATCGCCACCCTGCTCAACCGGCACAGCTTTGCCATCGCCGCCAGGCTGAAACGGGATGATCCCGCCCTCAGCTTTGAATTCTGCACCTACTACCAAAACTCAGAAAGCCTGCACCTGACCCAAAAACTCGGTTTCCGGGTGGTGCATAAATTCTACGTCCTGAACAAACGCGGGATCAAGGCCACGCTCGAACCCAGGATCCTGGAGGATATTGATCTGGGCTTGTTTCACCACTATCCGGATTACATACCCTGCGCCTGGCAAACAGTTCACAATTCCCTGGCTTCCCTGCCCTTCCTGAAAGAGCGCGGTTGCCTGTTCCAGTCCCCCCGCGCCACCTACTACCTGGGCGGCCTGCACGAGCGCTACATCATCCTGCTGGAACCGCCTAACCTCAACATAAAAGCCGATCTGCCCTATTTCCAGCACTTCTTCGGCAGCCGCAAGTCCTACCAGATCATCATCCCCCCAGAGTTCAGGGCATCCTGGCAGATCCTGCACCTGGCCGGATTCCGCGTCTGGGCGGATGAAGTTGAGGAAAACATGCTGGTCCTGAGAATGTGA